A segment of the Candidatus Brevundimonas phytovorans genome:
TCGGCAAATTCGGAGACCTTGATGTCGGTCTCGGGGGCGTTCTGGCGGTGGCGCTCGATCCGCTCGGCGGCGGCGTTGTGGGACCAGGTCATGACTTATGCTCCTCCTACCGCCGAACGCCGATGCGCTCGATGTGACGAGAAATCTGCGTGCAGACCGTGCCCATGCGAGCGGAGAGGTCTTCGTCGGCTCCGGCGGGGTAGGTCAGTGTCGTGATGCCCCTGAGGTCGGAACAAAGCTCTACCTGGGCGTTACGCTGCTCCACCAAGATGGTGCGTTCGAGGCCGAGCTGGCCCATGAAGAGCCCCAGCTCGAACGTGACGTTGTCCCGCGCGACAAGATGGAGGCGGTCCCGCGAGAGGGTGACATCGTCGGCAGCGATCACAGCGATGGCGAAATCGCACTGCTCCACCATTCGCTGCAGCGACTCGATCGCATACTCCGACGTCCGGAAAACCCCCTGGCCCCAGGGGATCACCAGCGCGCCGCTGTGCGCCAATCCCAGCTGGATCTCGTTGGCGATCTCGGCTGCTTCCGAGGAGCTGATCACGAAGATCTTGGGCGCTGCGTTGGCGGGGCGAACCAGGGCGTTGCGCTGGACCAGGCGTTTGGCCTGTTCGATCGCCAACCGCCGCCAGATGTTGGGGTGATCCTTGGCGATCTGGGTCAGGGCCGGCTCAGGCAGTTTCCAGGCTACGCCCGGCTCGGTGATGACTACCGAGGCCGCACGCTTCTGGGTCGGATCCAGTGCGGCGATCTCGCCGACGTGGTCACCGGGGCCGCGTTGGTTGACCGTGACGCCCTTCACCTCGATCCGGGCCTTGCCGGCGAGCAGGAAATGGAGGTCGGTGTCGACGTCGCCCTCGCTGATAAGCACTTGATCCTTGGCCAAGTCGATCGCATGGCCGGCCTTGGCGATAGCCGTGGCGAGCGCTTCGTCGCCCCGCACTATCGTGGTGGCCTTCAACGCGTCGACCGCCGCTTCAATCCTTTCGGGCCCTTCAAAACGTTCCTTCATTCCATCATCTCTCGCTTGCTTTCTGCCCTGCGCGGCCGTGTCGTTGCGGTGATCGGCAAAACCCGTCACTCTATCTTCAGAAAGTATATGGGTATTGGATCTATATGGATCAAGACCCTTGATGGGAGTATTTTATATGCGTACGCCGACCGACTTCTCCAGCGCTGTCCAGCGCCGCTTCGAGTTCATCGAGTGGAAGGTTTTCTGGGATGGCGGCGTGCGCCGTGAGAGCCTGGAGCAGGCGTTCGGCATCTCCACGCCGCAGGCCTCCGTGGACCTGCGCCACTACCAAGAGTTCGAGCCTGACAACCTCGCCTACGACAAGTCCGCCAAGATGTACGTGCGGGGCGGCACCTTCTTGCCCCGGTTCCTGAAGCTCTCGGCCGACAGGCTGCTGCTCCAGATCAGGGCGTTCCTGACGGGGACGCTGGACTCCAAGGATCTCTGGTTCTCAACCCTGCCGCCCTTCGATGCCGCGCCGGACATCGTGCGCTCCGTCGAACCGGTGGCGCTGCGCAAGATCCTCGACGCGATCCGCGAACGCCAGACGATCGCGGTCCACTACCAGTCGCTGTCCACGAACAAGTGGCGCGAGATCGCGCCGCACGCCCTGGCCTTCGATGGGTATCGTTGGCATGCGCGCTCACTGTGTTGCGAGAGCGGGGAGTTTCGCGACTTCGTGCTCGCCCGGATCGACGATTTCGGCGAGGCCAAGCCCGCAGACATCGATGCGTCGGCCGATCTGGAATGGAGCACGATGATCGAGATGCGCCTGACGCCGCATCCGGGCCTGACCGACGACCAGCGCCGCGCCATCGAGTGCGACTTCGGAATGGTCGATGGCGTGCGCCTGATCGAGATGCGCTTGGCGCTGGCCTACTACTTCATTAAGCGGCATAACCTTGATCTTGAGCGCCTCATCCCGGAGAGCGCGCTCAGGCCTGATCGGCTGCAGATCCGCTTGGAAAACCTTGACCAAGTGCAGGAGGTGATTGCCAAGACCAGGTTGGCGGCCCAATTGATGGTGCAAGCGCGACGGTCTCATTAGCGCAAGAACTCGTTCGTGGCTGGTTAGCTCAGCTGGATGATGGTCAGGTCATTGGGGAGCCAAAAGTTGGGCTCCCGCGAGCCTTGAAAAGCGCCTGCGCGACAGCCAAGCTCCGGTAGAAGACATCGTGAGCGAGAGTTGCCTCGTTTCGACGCGAGGGTTGATTTTAATGATCGACGACAACGACTATCGCGAAGGCTTTATCCAGGGCTTTTTTGCGATCAGGGGCAGCGCTGCAGCGTTAGCTGCGGCGCTGCCCCGGGGCGTCGACCAACAGGGCGACACCTGGAAGAAGTAGTGAGCGAGGTTCGACAAGCTCGATCGCCATAATTCTTAGGCAGGTCGATCGGAGATGCTGCGAGTGGCGAGCGCAAGCCGGTCAAGACAGACCCGGAGGTAGCGGTGTCCCAACCTGTTCGACATGGCCAGATCGTCTACGCGGGGCACGCCGACCCGCTGCCCGCACCACCCACCCGCCACCAAGGCGTTGCGCAAGTCCAGCAAGGCCTCGGCGGTGGAACAAGCGTCCTCTCGAACGATCGCCCCAAAAAACGGTCGACACCTGCGGCGCGAAGCTTGGTGAGCTAGGAGGCCACCCGAGCCGACCTGGACACTGCCGGGCCGCCCATCCCCAGCTGTGACTCGATCAAGCTGACGAGCCCTTGGGGTCCGACGACGCCGTCATCGAGATCCCCAGTTGTACCCACCGTATCCGGATAGGTGCGGCCGTCAGAGCCGAGCCTCAAGACCAATCTCATGTTTCGCTCCCCGTTCCACGATCTTGGCGAGGCACATCCCGCTCGCGCAGCCGCGGTGTTGAACGTCCGCTTCTTGGAGGCAGTCAAAAGACCGCTTCTGCGCGTCGGCGGCCTCAACCTAACGACAATCTGACTCAACGCAGAACCAGGGGCGTGAGCAGGTTGATGATGTTCCAAGTCTGCGCATCACTGCGGAGGGCAAGGCGTTCTTAGACCTTGCGCCGCGTCTACGAAGCCGCCGGCGCAGACCGAGGAGGCTTTAGGCGTCGGCGCCTATCGCCGTCTCCTGTTCGACTGACGCTTCACCGCCGAGCGCTTCGTAACGGCGCTCGGCAAGCCATTGGAGTCGTCGCGCTTGCGTTTGAAGCACGCGTCGAAGGCCGCCCTGGACCTTCCGCTCTGAGATCACCTGCGCCAGTCGCGAGATGATCAAGGCGCGACGCGCGATCCGGAAGTCCGGATGCGACCGCAGTTCATACACGCGATTCGAGACGATGCGGCCGCGCAGTGAGGGCGGGGGTTCGACAGCGAGCAGGCCGGGTGGGGGATCCTTCTCGTTGAGGATCGCCTTGAAATTGGAGCGCTCGACGGCCTGTTCCGTGATCAGACGCTCTAGAGCGTCCAGGCGCTGTTTGGCGGTTACATCCTTGCCGCCGACGGCCTGAAGCTCGGGAAGGGGCCAAACCTCGATTTCATAGACCTCGAACGGATCCAGCACCGACATGGCGACGGCGTCCGTGCGCTGGTTGGTCAGGTGCCGGCGGATGCGGGTCCGCAGCATCTCATTGGTCTGGCCCACATAGATCGGCTCGCCGTCGTAGTCGAAGAAGGCGTAGACGCCCCACTTGTAGTTGCCGACCCTGACCTTATGACCTGCAGGATCGTCAAAGGGCGTATCTAGGAAGGCGGCGAGATTGGCGCGCAGGTCCTCCGTTTCGAACGGAGGTAACTGGGAGGCGTCTCTATCCCAAGTGTCGATCGCCATGGGGTCAGGCCGCTTTGCGCAGAGCGCTGGCCGTACCCAGCAGCGGCTCGAACACATGCTGCGCCAAGTGGCGGACTACGGGGACGGCCACGCCGTCACCGGTCAGGTGATAGGCCTCATTGTAGCGGCTGGGCAGGACATAGCTGTCGCTCAGGCCCATCAGGCGAGCAGTCTCGCGAGACGAGATCAGGCGCGAGCGGACGCGATGACCATCGACAACCATGATGATTTGTCGACTGGAGCCGCCAGCTGGGGTGCGTAGGCAGCCGGCGATGTCATCAAACCGGACCTCAGCGCGCTGAACCTTCTGGCCGGTCTCGTCAAAACGGGTTCGGCGATAGACGCCGCCGACCATACGTCGCCCGGCGCGCTTGGCCGCTTCCACCTTCGCCAAGTTCACCGGCGACATCATGTCGAGGAGCTTCTTGGTTTCGGCTTGATTGTGCCAGGGCACGCTATCGGGATCATCTTCGATGAGGTCGGCGAAGGTGCTAGCCCGCCGTTCAGGCGTTGGCACATTCCACCAGACGAGCTTATCAGCCACCTCAGCCGGGAGGCTCGAAACCGCCTTTTTCAAAGCTCGGGTGTGGAAAGGCTCGATAGGCTCGGGCGACACCAGTTCTGGCGCAATCTCCAGGTCCGCGCGCACGCCGATGACAAACAGCCTCGGGCGAGACTGCGGCACGAAGAGATCTGCGTTGATCACCAGGGCCCCGAACCGATAGCCGGCGTCCGCATAAGTCTTGCACATCGCATGGAAGTCAGCGCCCCCATGGGAGGTCAGAGCGCCGCAAACATTCTCCACGGCGACCATGGCTGGCGCGCGGCCTTCGGCGGCCAGTCCGCGGATGATGTCCCAAAAGGCGTAGAAGGTGCCCGAGCGCTCTCCAGCTAGGCCTTTGCCGACGCCAGCCAGAGAGAGATCCTGGCAGGGGAAGCTTCCCCACACGAGGCCAGGAGATCCCGGAAGATGCGCGGCTTCGAGAGCGCGAATATCGCCGACCGTCAGCTCGCCGCCGGTGCCCCAGTTGGCCTGATAGGCGAAGCCCTTCTTTGCGTCGAAGTCGTTGGCGAACAGGCAGGTCCAATCATCGCCCAGACCTGCGCGCGCCATGCCGCCGCCCGCGAAGAACTCATAGAAGGACTGGTCGACGTCTAGCGCGGCCATGCGGGTCTCCAACGCGTATTGAGATCTGCGCTCCTGCCATGAGGAGACGGGCGAGATTCGCACATGTAGACATGTTGGCGGGCCGGGGTGAGATCGTCCAGTTCTTTGTTTGTTCGCTCGCGTGTGTGCAGCTTTGTCCGCCCTTGGCGCGGAACGACTGGCGCGCAATCGCGCACCGACCGCCCTCCAACGACTTCAGCCAAACCGCCATTGGGACGCCCGGGCGAAGAGACGTCGCGGCGGCAGGGGGCGGACGTTGGCGGCCACCCTTATGGGGAAGTTCGGACGCGGACTCCAGGAATCCGCCACGCGACGTTCTCGCTGAACGCGATATCCGCGTCGGCGAGAAAATCGCCGGGGAACCGCCGGGCTTGCATACGTGCAGCGTCCATCGCCGATACCAGCCAGAAAGCCCCGTCAGGTTCGGAGTAGAGGTGGAAGTCGCCTTGAAGCGCACGACATGATGGACAGTGGTTGGCATAATAACGACTGTCGGTCGTACTGCTGAAGCCTTGTCGGTATGCAGGCTGAACGCTCTGTATGAAACCTACAGCGTCAGGCGGAAGCCGTGTGATGTATTCGGCGAACGCCCAGTCAGCGCTCCGTTCTTCCCTGCTGCCATTTGGCTGCTCATTCAGCACGAAGCCAGGCGCCATTAGGCACGCGACGGCCTGGAAGGCTCGCTTGCAGCGCCAACACTCCTCGGCGGCGGTCACAAGATAGGTTTCGCGCGACAAAACTCGATATGGCTGCGCCTCTGGTTCGCCCGGCCGCCAACGCGCAAACGGATGGGGATCTACACCTGGCGGCACGTACCAAGTGCGACGTTGAGGATTCCAGCGGGCTCCTAGCCGCTTGGCGTCGTCCTTTTCGGAAAACGGAACATCCAAATCCATGGCGATTTTCCGGTGAATGTTTCGTCCAAGATCCGCTGTAGCGGCGGCGGAGAATACGTAGAGGGATCAGATCTTAAGCGGCCGGTACGGCATCAGCTAGCGCCCGCCATCATACTCACCTGGGTCTTGGGCAGGTTCGCTTCGAGAGGAGATAGCGCGCCGCTTTCGAGATCGATGGACCGGATATGAAGGCGCAGGCCTGGTTTCATCCGCAGCGGGCCTTGGGTCGTCGGAAAATCGGCTGTGCGAGGGTAGACGAGGTGCAACTCGCCGTGCCCGCCGAGATAGGCCTGACCATAGGCGTGCAGCTGATAGACGTCCGATTGAGCGATGCCGAAGCGAAGGCTTGGATCCGAATGGAGGCGTTTCCATTTCGCGTCGATCACCAGGGTTTCCTCGCCACGACGCGCGACCAGATCGGGGCGAAGATCGAACCATGGGCGCTCGTCGTAGCGGCACAGACTATGCGTTCGCGGCTGGCGATGGATGCGGTGATCCGGAAGCGCTCGGCGGATCGAGCGTTCGACAAAGGCTTCGAATAACCGCTCCATCGGAAACAGCATCGAGAGCGCCTGGTCCTGCCCGCTCACAGCGAACGGAGTCCGTTCTGTTAGGATCAGTTCGCAGAGAGGCCGGACCGCGCGGTAGTGCGCCATTGTCCGGTCGTCGCGCCAGCGACTCAGATCGGACTGGACGTCGAGGCTTGGCGGGACCTCGGCCAACAACGCTGAGAGCTCCCGGGCGATCCGCCACGTGGCGGGGGCGCGAGTGAACCGTGCAATCTTATCGACCGCGGCCCGGATCGAACGGTTCTCCGGCCGATCTATCGTGAAAATGTCGTGAGAGATGTGAAAGTCGAGCAGAGCCGATGGCCCTGCGCGGAGCTGGCGCGCCAGGTCGAGACGCCCCCGCAGATAGGGTTCGCGGCTTTCCTGGCGCAGGTAGTCAAACCGCAAGCCTCGTCCGAGCAGTTGGGCGACCTGCTCGATGAAGGTTTTCGCCATCCACTCCGTGAACGGCCGATCGAGGACCTGCAGATCGGCCAATTCGATTTCGCGCGCCGGTATGTCGTGAGCTGCCGCAATCATGCGGAAAAGCAATCGCCGGGCGGCGGGCAGGCTGTCTCCCGCCTCGGTGTGCTTCGGCAGGATCTCGAGATCGACGCCGCTTGGAAGGCGTATCACCCCCACGAGGTTTAGGACCTTCAGAGTGCGAAGGCCTTCGAACCGTACGGGACGCGCACCGGCGTCTGTCTTCGCCGTTCGTCGGGCCAGCCAGGCGAAGTCCTCTGACGCCAGCGTGGCGCGGTCGAGCGTGGGTTCAACGACGTCCGTCGTCAGGGTCGCGAACTCGCGAACGCTGACGACGGTCACTTGAGCAGAATGCGTTGGTAGGCGCCGGGGCGCTCTAGAGCGCTCCAGTTCACGGCCCACGCCGGGCGCATCGGGATTTCGGTCTCCGATGCGGGGAAAAGCGCTTGAGCGTCGCGCTCCCGCTCTACGACGATCCGGTCCTCAGGTTCCTTCGAGCGGTCGTTCAAGACCAGGGCGATGCGGCTCCAGTCGTCGAAGAAATACTCCTGCAGGAGTGGAATGACGCGATGGCGAAACACGTTCGCCAAATCTTTCAACGACTGGGCGCCCTCTAAGCCGGTGAAATAGGCGTGACCGATCCGGTGTTCGCGGTCGAGGAGAAGCTCGATCCGGGCGTTCAGCGCCGCAAGCAACAAACCGATTTCGACGCCTTCGATTTCGAAATCCAGGAGCGTAGGATTTGGTTCGATTTCTTCAAATTCGAAGCGGCGCCTAAGCGCGATGTCCATGGCCGACAGAGACCGATCCGCCGTGTTCATCGTGCCGATCAGATGCAGCGAATTGGGTAGTCCGAAGGTCTGTTTGGAATAGGGGAGGGTGACGGTTAGCTGTTCACGCTCGCCGAGCCGCTTGTCGGGCTCGATCAAGGTGATGAGCTCCCCGAAGATGCGGGAGACGTTGCCACGGTTGATCTCGTCGATGATCAACACCCGTGGCGACGCCTGGTTCGTCGGCTTGATTGTCGCGCTAGCTAAAATCGACTGGACGA
Coding sequences within it:
- a CDS encoding GIY-YIG nuclease family protein — encoded protein: MAIDTWDRDASQLPPFETEDLRANLAAFLDTPFDDPAGHKVRVGNYKWGVYAFFDYDGEPIYVGQTNEMLRTRIRRHLTNQRTDAVAMSVLDPFEVYEIEVWPLPELQAVGGKDVTAKQRLDALERLITEQAVERSNFKAILNEKDPPPGLLAVEPPPSLRGRIVSNRVYELRSHPDFRIARRALIISRLAQVISERKVQGGLRRVLQTQARRLQWLAERRYEALGGEASVEQETAIGADA
- a CDS encoding nucleotide-binding protein, whose product is MTGFADHRNDTAAQGRKQARDDGMKERFEGPERIEAAVDALKATTIVRGDEALATAIAKAGHAIDLAKDQVLISEGDVDTDLHFLLAGKARIEVKGVTVNQRGPGDHVGEIAALDPTQKRAASVVITEPGVAWKLPEPALTQIAKDHPNIWRRLAIEQAKRLVQRNALVRPANAAPKIFVISSSEAAEIANEIQLGLAHSGALVIPWGQGVFRTSEYAIESLQRMVEQCDFAIAVIAADDVTLSRDRLHLVARDNVTFELGLFMGQLGLERTILVEQRNAQVELCSDLRGITTLTYPAGADEDLSARMGTVCTQISRHIERIGVRR
- a CDS encoding DUF5710 domain-containing protein encodes the protein MDLDVPFSEKDDAKRLGARWNPQRRTWYVPPGVDPHPFARWRPGEPEAQPYRVLSRETYLVTAAEECWRCKRAFQAVACLMAPGFVLNEQPNGSREERSADWAFAEYITRLPPDAVGFIQSVQPAYRQGFSSTTDSRYYANHCPSCRALQGDFHLYSEPDGAFWLVSAMDAARMQARRFPGDFLADADIAFSENVAWRIPGVRVRTSP
- a CDS encoding WYL domain-containing protein, producing the protein MRTPTDFSSAVQRRFEFIEWKVFWDGGVRRESLEQAFGISTPQASVDLRHYQEFEPDNLAYDKSAKMYVRGGTFLPRFLKLSADRLLLQIRAFLTGTLDSKDLWFSTLPPFDAAPDIVRSVEPVALRKILDAIRERQTIAVHYQSLSTNKWREIAPHALAFDGYRWHARSLCCESGEFRDFVLARIDDFGEAKPADIDASADLEWSTMIEMRLTPHPGLTDDQRRAIECDFGMVDGVRLIEMRLALAYYFIKRHNLDLERLIPESALRPDRLQIRLENLDQVQEVIAKTRLAAQLMVQARRSH
- a CDS encoding McrC family protein → MTVVSVREFATLTTDVVEPTLDRATLASEDFAWLARRTAKTDAGARPVRFEGLRTLKVLNLVGVIRLPSGVDLEILPKHTEAGDSLPAARRLLFRMIAAAHDIPAREIELADLQVLDRPFTEWMAKTFIEQVAQLLGRGLRFDYLRQESREPYLRGRLDLARQLRAGPSALLDFHISHDIFTIDRPENRSIRAAVDKIARFTRAPATWRIARELSALLAEVPPSLDVQSDLSRWRDDRTMAHYRAVRPLCELILTERTPFAVSGQDQALSMLFPMERLFEAFVERSIRRALPDHRIHRQPRTHSLCRYDERPWFDLRPDLVARRGEETLVIDAKWKRLHSDPSLRFGIAQSDVYQLHAYGQAYLGGHGELHLVYPRTADFPTTQGPLRMKPGLRLHIRSIDLESGALSPLEANLPKTQVSMMAGAS
- a CDS encoding DNA cytosine methyltransferase — protein: MAALDVDQSFYEFFAGGGMARAGLGDDWTCLFANDFDAKKGFAYQANWGTGGELTVGDIRALEAAHLPGSPGLVWGSFPCQDLSLAGVGKGLAGERSGTFYAFWDIIRGLAAEGRAPAMVAVENVCGALTSHGGADFHAMCKTYADAGYRFGALVINADLFVPQSRPRLFVIGVRADLEIAPELVSPEPIEPFHTRALKKAVSSLPAEVADKLVWWNVPTPERRASTFADLIEDDPDSVPWHNQAETKKLLDMMSPVNLAKVEAAKRAGRRMVGGVYRRTRFDETGQKVQRAEVRFDDIAGCLRTPAGGSSRQIIMVVDGHRVRSRLISSRETARLMGLSDSYVLPSRYNEAYHLTGDGVAVPVVRHLAQHVFEPLLGTASALRKAA